The DNA window GCACCAGGTCTCCACCTTCCGTACGGAGCATCGCCAGGTACACGCCGGAGGGGACCTCTGCGCCAGCCTCGTCGCGGCCGTCCCACTCCACCGCCTGGGTGGACCCGCCCGCACCGCTCAGCCTGAAGCGGCGCACCAGCCTGCCCGTGCCATCGAGGATCTGGAGCTCAGCAGAGGCGCGTGCCGGCAGCTCCACTTGCAGCCTGGTCCGCGGATTGAACGGATTCGGGTAGTTCTGGTGAAGCGCCCAACCCGACGGGACACGGTCCGCTTGCCCAGCGGCTACGCCTGACATGTAGCTCTCCGCCTGCACGTTCACCGTCATGCCGGTCTCGACCCACTCCTTGAGCGCCGCCGCTACCGTCGGCGACTGATATGCCGGCAAGAAGTAGCAGGCAAATTCGAAGCTGAGCAGCACCGGGAAGGTCTCGCCGATGAAGACGTAGCCAAAATCGCCGTAGGAGGCGCCATCGCCAGTATCGCCACCGGAGAGATACTCATGCGTGCCGTCTGCGGAGCCGCCTGCGGCATTGTCCCAGTAGTAGAGCCCCTGTTGAGAGCCGAGGCGAGGCACCTTGGTGACGGTCACGATCGTGCCTTGCTCGCCGGTGACCATGGCCCAATTCAGTCCAGGCGCTTCCACGGTGGTCACGGCAGTATCGGGCACACCATCCACAACCAGGCCTTCGGAATTGTAGGCGTTGTAGAAGCGCATCCCCGAGGCCTGCGGCGTCAGGTCCAGTGACTGGCGCACCAGATCCAGCGTGATGACCACGTCTTCCGGCAGGTTCACGCTGTCGATTGCGCCGCCAAAGCTGACGCTGTACGGATAAAAGTACGTGGTGAGCGGAAAGCCGACAGGAAGCTGCCACCCCAAGACCACAAGTCCCACCCACTCCCGAACGATCACGCGCACCGGCCCGACAACCACCTTGGTGGAATCCGTGGCCCTGCGGAAAAAGTCGCGCTCATTGCCAGGAGGGTTGCCGCCTTTCCCCAAGTAGAACGAAAGGGCCTGGTACCTGAAGTAACCCACGATGCGCAGCTTCTGCGTATCCACCAGGTGCACGCCGGAGCCGCCACCTTCCGGTTTAATCCGTACATCGCCGATCAAGCCGGAGGGAGCAAAACCGACCGCATAGCTGCTCGTCTCCACCCACTCAGAATCTGGCGCAGCCCACTTCCACGAGTCGACATAAGGAGTCGGCGCGGGCCCGGTGATGGTCGAGCTCACGTAGAGGTAGGCCCAGGCTCTTTGCGCGGGATCCGCCCCGTCGGCCACCTCTATCGCAAAGCGAGGATGGCTTCTGGACTCCACGTCATCGATCCACGCCTCGGGTGGTGCCTCGTCACCCAAGTCGCGGACCATAAACACCAGTTGGTCGAAGCCGTCGAAAAGAAGGTTATGGGGAAAAGTGAAAAAATCCGTGGAGTCTTTCTCGTCGATCTGGAAAGGAATCCGTTCCCACACGCCTCCTTGGCTGCGATAGGCGAACAGGTACAGGTGTTCAACTGGGGTCCCATGGAGTTCCGGAAAAGAGTTCGCGTCGACGACCACCGGCTGCCATGGGCGGTCCAGTGTCTTGGCCCTCTGCGCAAATACGGGCAGGGCCGCCGCCACGAAAAGGGCACATGCCCCCACCACGACAAATTTTGGCCGTCTCATCTCTTGACCTCCGACTTTTCAGCGGCCGCCAGCCGCGGGCGTTCGCATCACACCCAGCGGCTCCGCGCACGAGGCCGAGCGATCTGCTGGGCCCTCGCCCCCTGCCGCAGCCTCTGCGCCTGCCACGCGCTACTTGATGAGGCGCAGGTTCAATGGGTAGCGGAAGCGCTCGCCTTCATTGGCACGCACGGCCGCGATGATGACCTCCACAAGCCAAAAGACCCCCAGGGCAATGAGGAGAGGGATGCCGAT is part of the Calditrichota bacterium genome and encodes:
- a CDS encoding T9SS type A sorting domain-containing protein is translated as MRRPKFVVVGACALFVAAALPVFAQRAKTLDRPWQPVVVDANSFPELHGTPVEHLYLFAYRSQGGVWERIPFQIDEKDSTDFFTFPHNLLFDGFDQLVFMVRDLGDEAPPEAWIDDVESRSHPRFAIEVADGADPAQRAWAYLYVSSTITGPAPTPYVDSWKWAAPDSEWVETSSYAVGFAPSGLIGDVRIKPEGGGSGVHLVDTQKLRIVGYFRYQALSFYLGKGGNPPGNERDFFRRATDSTKVVVGPVRVIVREWVGLVVLGWQLPVGFPLTTYFYPYSVSFGGAIDSVNLPEDVVITLDLVRQSLDLTPQASGMRFYNAYNSEGLVVDGVPDTAVTTVEAPGLNWAMVTGEQGTIVTVTKVPRLGSQQGLYYWDNAAGGSADGTHEYLSGGDTGDGASYGDFGYVFIGETFPVLLSFEFACYFLPAYQSPTVAAALKEWVETGMTVNVQAESYMSGVAAGQADRVPSGWALHQNYPNPFNPRTRLQVELPARASAELQILDGTGRLVRRFRLSGAGGSTQAVEWDGRDEAGAEVPSGVYLAMLRTEGGDLVRKMLLLR